TGATCGATGCCGGCGGCGTAGTCGGCGCGGTCGTAGATCGTCGCGTAAGCCGCGCGGTAGCCGTCCTGGAAGCGCTGCTCGGACTTGCGGTCGTCTTTCTTCTTGCCGGACTTGGCGTCCGATTTCGGCGGCGGCGCCGGGTCGGAATCCGGCGCGGCGAACGCCGGCGGCGCGATCAGCGCGGCCGAGAGCAGGGCGAAGGCGAGCAGTCGCGAAGCTTTGGTCATCAGCAATCCCTCCATTGTCGACCCATCCAGGGCGACGCCCTGATCGAAACACCGCGCCTCGCCGGACATTCCCGGCCGCGGCCTCGAACCCTTTGCCGCGCCGTGCCGGCCAATGGTTCATACGCAGGCGCGGCGGCAGCGGTTTCACTGCGCCGCATGATCGGAAGCGCCGCGGCGTTTGGCAACAGGCTTGCCGCCGAAGCGCGCCGCGCGCGATCACATGCCACGGCGGAATCGTTGATTTCCGCGGCGAACCGGCTATGGCTTGGGCGTCCCGCCGCCGATTCATGAGCCCGCCGTGTCCGCTTCGATCCGCCGCATCGCGCTCGCGCTGCTCGTCGCAGTCCCGCTCGGCGGCTGCGTCACCAGCGCCGGGCCGGGCGACGGCGGCGCCGCGGTGCAGCCGTTTCCGGCGAATTATCGCAGCGAGATCCCGGCGTTTCTGCGCAGCTATCTGAACAACCCGGCGGGACTGCGCGACGCCGCGATGGCCGAGCCGGTGCAGCGCCCGCTCGGCGGGCAAGTGCGCTACGTGTCCTGTCTGCGCTTCACCCCGCCCGCCGCCAAGCCGCAGCAACTCGCGATCGTCCATGTCGACGGCCGGCTCGACCGCGTCGCCGCCAACCCCCAGGAGCTGTGCGCCGGCGTCGTCACCGCGCCGTTTCCGGAACTGGAAAAATTGTCGCGATAGACCCGACCAAATCGCAATCCGCCGCGACTAATCTGTCGACCGGCGCTTCTTACGCGCGAGTTCCCGAGCGCTATGTCGCCGTCACAGTCGCGCTCGATCCTCGCTGCGGCTTCGCCGCCGTGCAACCAAACTGGCGCCACGTTGTTTGATTAGATCGGACGAGACCGAACGCGGGACGATATCGAACGTGAGACGGGATCGAACGCGAGACGACGAGGGACGACGATGAAGAAGTTTCTGCTCAGCGCAGTCGCGCTCGGCGCGCTCGGCGCACCGGCTTTCGCCGCCGATCTCGGTCCGCGGCCGGCCTACACCAAGGCGCCGCCCGCCACTGCGCCGACGGTGGTCTACAACTGGACCGGCTTCTATATCGGCGGCAATGTTGGCGGCGCCTTCGCCGGCAGCAACAACCTCCAGAGCGATTCCGGCCGCTTCATGGGCGGCGTGCAGGGCGGCTTCGACTATCAGTTCGCGCCGAACTGGGTGGTCGGCCTCGAAGCGCAATACAGCTGGATGGCGTCGAACAACACCGGCGTGATCTTCCCGGCCGGCAGCACCGCGACCGAGAACACCCGCGGCCTCGGCTCGGTCACCGGCCGGATCGGCTACACTTGGGGCCCGGCGCTGCTGTACGCCAAGGGCGGCTACGCCTTCCGCGATTCCAGCCTCGGCGTCGCCACCGCCGGCGGCATCCCGGCGGCGTATTCGACGTCGGGCAGCCGCAATGACGGCTACACGGTCGGCGCCGGCCTCGAATACATGTTCGCACCGAGCTGGTCCGCCAAGGTCGAGTATCAATACTACAAGTTCGACAACACCGCCTTCACCAGCGGTCCGGCCGACATGGTCGGCACCACGTTCCGCAACGACGACCACACCGTCAAGGCCGGTATCAACTATCGGTTCGGCTGGGGCGGCCCCGCGGTCGCGAAGTACTAGGACACGAAGCGCTTTTCCGACCGAAATCCTAGGACGAAAGGCCGGCCACGCGCCGGCCTTTCGGCTGTCCGGGACAGCGCGGCGTTGGCGGGAATCGAAGGTTAACGAGTGTTAAATCCGGCGGAAAATATCGCTCGGGACTCCGCGGCCAGAATCGCCCGATGGTCCGGCCATGACGACGATCTCCAAAACCCGCATCGACGGGATGCCGATCGGCCTGACGCTGGCGCTGCTGCTGGCTTGCGCGGTCAACCTCGCCGTGCTGGCCCGCTGGCTCTGATGCCGGCCGGCCGTCGCGGCGTTTGACCGGCATCAAGGCCGGCCGGGGCGGGGCGTGCGGATATCGCCCGCATGCACCATAGAGGACGAGTCCCATGGCTCAGATCGATGTTCTGGTGATTGCCGCCGCCGCTTTATCGACGCTGGTGATCTGGCTCGGCGTGGTCGTGCAGGGCCGCATCGCCGCCGCGCTGGCGTCGCGGCGCTAGCGCTCGCCGCGGCGGTCGCGGCAGCCCGCAGCGTCAACCGAACAGCATCCAGGCCGCCACGCCGAGCAGCGGGATCACCGCGACGGCAATCATCAG
The DNA window shown above is from Rhodopseudomonas palustris HaA2 and carries:
- a CDS encoding outer membrane protein, translating into MKKFLLSAVALGALGAPAFAADLGPRPAYTKAPPATAPTVVYNWTGFYIGGNVGGAFAGSNNLQSDSGRFMGGVQGGFDYQFAPNWVVGLEAQYSWMASNNTGVIFPAGSTATENTRGLGSVTGRIGYTWGPALLYAKGGYAFRDSSLGVATAGGIPAAYSTSGSRNDGYTVGAGLEYMFAPSWSAKVEYQYYKFDNTAFTSGPADMVGTTFRNDDHTVKAGINYRFGWGGPAVAKY